The following are encoded together in the Brassica napus cultivar Da-Ae chromosome A9, Da-Ae, whole genome shotgun sequence genome:
- the LOC106369149 gene encoding uncharacterized protein LOC106369149 isoform X2, producing the protein MARSQLSRSQRRRAQKKRAQKRRAPRIKSWRKKRPRLLCSIIIQIRAICWAIAFIRHYEFKLKLLGQMPLEEHLSIQALINHTPKRYLKADGTFTEDLSVLARVLQVNGTLLDRDCPLTERLDQAPIDDSNLQKFIPTKVRVHSIYPKRNSNFSQRRSDAMNAQLVKHVRGGCVAARIVVYPSYLKLEGKDIYYPTKYELDCLEPGGHVVLLTHYAYDANRRLYYQFQETAGVEVCDEGYAYVYADLVTHFLEIDA; encoded by the exons ATGGCTCGTTCCCAGCTTAGTCGATCTCAGAGAAGAAGGGCTCAGAAAAAACGGGCACAGAAAAGACGCGCTCCCAG GATTAAATCATGGAGGAAGAAAAGGCCCAGGTTGCTCTGTTCTATCATTATTCAGATCCGAGCAATATGCTGGGCTATCGCTTTCATTAGACATTACGAATTTAAGCTGAAGCTTCTTGGACAAATGCCTTTGGAGGAGCACTTGTCCATCCAGGCCTTGATAAACCACACGCCGAAGAGATACCTAAAAGCCGATGGTACTTTCACAGAAGACTTATCTGTGTTAGCTCGAGTGCTACAAGTTAATGGGACTCTTCTTGACCGTGACTGTCCACTCACTGAAAGACTTGATCAGGCTCCTATCGATGATTCT aatctGCAGAAGTTCATTCCTACTAAAGTTCGTGTTCATTCGATTTATCCAAAACGAAACAGCAATTTTAGTCAAAGGAGATCTGATGCCATGAATGCCCAGCTTGTCAAACATGTGAGGGGTGGTTGTGTTGCTGCTCGTATCGTAGTCTATCCATCTTACCTTAAATTAGAAGGAAAG GATATCTACTATCCCACGAAGTATGAATTGGATTGTCTCGAGCCTGGTGGACACGTTGTTCTCTTAACTCATTACGCTTATGATGCTAATCGACGTCTCTACTACCAGTTTCAAGAGACTGCCGGTGTAGAAGTCTGTGATGAGGGGTATGCATACGTTTATGCTGATTTAGTTACCCATTTTCTTGAGATCGATGCGTGA
- the LOC106369149 gene encoding uncharacterized protein LOC106369149 isoform X1 — MARSQLSRSQRRRAQKKRAQKRRAPRIKSWRKKRPRLLCSIIIQIRAICWAIAFIRHYEFKLKLLGQMPLEEHLSIQALINHTPKRYLKADGTFTEDLSVLARVLQVNGTLLDRDCPLTERLDQAPIDDSVSVFIRVLSFFHFFLSSSAVFLFFLQNLQKFIPTKVRVHSIYPKRNSNFSQRRSDAMNAQLVKHVRGGCVAARIVVYPSYLKLEGKDIYYPTKYELDCLEPGGHVVLLTHYAYDANRRLYYQFQETAGVEVCDEGYAYVYADLVTHFLEIDA, encoded by the exons ATGGCTCGTTCCCAGCTTAGTCGATCTCAGAGAAGAAGGGCTCAGAAAAAACGGGCACAGAAAAGACGCGCTCCCAG GATTAAATCATGGAGGAAGAAAAGGCCCAGGTTGCTCTGTTCTATCATTATTCAGATCCGAGCAATATGCTGGGCTATCGCTTTCATTAGACATTACGAATTTAAGCTGAAGCTTCTTGGACAAATGCCTTTGGAGGAGCACTTGTCCATCCAGGCCTTGATAAACCACACGCCGAAGAGATACCTAAAAGCCGATGGTACTTTCACAGAAGACTTATCTGTGTTAGCTCGAGTGCTACAAGTTAATGGGACTCTTCTTGACCGTGACTGTCCACTCACTGAAAGACTTGATCAGGCTCCTATCGATGATTCTGTAAGTGTATTCATTAgagttctttctttctttcatttttttctgtcaTCATCAgctgttttccttttttttttgcagaatctGCAGAAGTTCATTCCTACTAAAGTTCGTGTTCATTCGATTTATCCAAAACGAAACAGCAATTTTAGTCAAAGGAGATCTGATGCCATGAATGCCCAGCTTGTCAAACATGTGAGGGGTGGTTGTGTTGCTGCTCGTATCGTAGTCTATCCATCTTACCTTAAATTAGAAGGAAAG GATATCTACTATCCCACGAAGTATGAATTGGATTGTCTCGAGCCTGGTGGACACGTTGTTCTCTTAACTCATTACGCTTATGATGCTAATCGACGTCTCTACTACCAGTTTCAAGAGACTGCCGGTGTAGAAGTCTGTGATGAGGGGTATGCATACGTTTATGCTGATTTAGTTACCCATTTTCTTGAGATCGATGCGTGA
- the LOC106365361 gene encoding ribonuclease 3 has protein sequence MGGKGWFLLKLLMFQGLFTSRLQDPGFDFFYFVLQWPGAYCDTKRACCYPTTGKPAADFGIHGLWPNYNDGSYPSNCDPDSEFDPAEISDLVSTMQTKWPTLSCPSNNGSKFWEHEWEKHGTCSESVMDQHKYFENTLALRDRVNLLQILQDAGINPDDEFYDLQDIKNAIKDGTGFTPVIHCNKDPDKNSQLHEIFFCVDTSGTEFIECPIIPRDRCPSKLQFAMF, from the exons ATGGGTGGAAAGGGTTGGTTTCTGCTCAAGCTTCTAATGTTCCAAGGTCTTTTCACTTCACGTCTTCAAGATCCAGGCTTTGATTTCTTTTACTTTGTTCTTCAG TGGCCAGGAGCCTATTGTGATACAAAGCGTGCTTGTTGCTATCCAACAACCGGTAAACCAGCGGCAGATTTTGGCATTCACGGTCTGTGGCCTAATTACAACGATGGTTCATATCCATCAAACTGTGATCCCGACAGTGAATTTGATCCAGCTGAG ATATCGGATCTGGTAAGTACTATGCAAACGAAGTGGCCAACACTATCGTGTCCGAGCAACAATGGTTCCAAGTTCTGGGAACACGAATGGGAAAAGCACGGAACGTGTTCCGAATCCGTAATGGATCAACATAAGTACTTTGAGAATACTCTTGCACTCAGAGATAGAGTCAATCTTCTTCAAATCCTTCAAGACGctg GAATCAACCCAGACGACGAGTTCTATGATCTTCAAGATATTAAAAACGCGATAAAAGATGGGACTGGGTTTACTCCAGTAATCCATTGTAACAAAGATCCGGATAAAAACAGCCAACTTCACGAGATCTTCTTTTGCGTCGATACATCAGGAACCGAGTTTATCGAATGTCCAATTATCCCTAGAGATAGATGTCCTTCTAAACTCCAGTTTGCTATGTTTTAA
- the LOC106369143 gene encoding ribonuclease 3-like: protein MHCKNKSTNKMITKVWFLLKLLTFQGLFTSPPPDPGFDFFYLALQWPGAYCDTKRACCYPTTGKPAADFGIHGLWPNYNNGSYPSNCDPSNEFDPSEISDLVSTLQTKWPTLSCPSNEGYKFWEHEWEKHGTCSESVMDQHGYFEKTLALRDRINLLQILTDAGIKPNDEFYKLKDIKKAIEKATGFTPVINCNRDPEKNRQLHEILLCVDKSGTEFMDCPMPTDRCPYSHIQFAKF, encoded by the exons ATGCATTGCAAAAACAAGAGTACAAATAAAATGATAACTAAGGTTTGGTTTTTGCTTAAGCTTCTAACGTTCCAAGGTCTTTTCACTTCACCTCCTCCGGATCCAGGCTTTGATTTCTTCTACCTTGCTCTTCAG TGGCCTGGAGCCTATTGTGATACAAAGCGTGCTTGTTGCTATCCAACAACAGGTAAACCTGCGGCAGATTTTGGCATCCACGGTCTGTGGCCTAATTACAACAACGGTTCGTATCCATCAAACTGCGATCCCAGCAATGAATTTGATCCATCTGAG ATATCGGATCTTGTAAGTACTTTGCAAACGAAGTGGCCAACACTATCTTGTCCGAGCAACGAAGGTTACAAGTTTTGGGAACACGAGTGGGAAAAACATGGTACGTGTTCCGAATCCGTAATGGACCAACATGGCTACTTTGAGAAAACTCTTGCACTCAgagacagaatcaatcttctTCAAATTCTTACAGACGCag GAATCAAACCAAACGACGAATTCTATAAACTTAAAGACATTAAAAAGGCGATAGAAAAAGCAACTGGATTTACTCCAGTAATCAATTGTAACAGAGATCCGGAGAAAAACCGTCAGCTTCACGAGATCTTACTATGCGTCGATAAATCAGGAACTGAGTTTATGGACTGTCCAATGCCTACAGATAGATGTCCTTATTCACATATCCAGTTTgccaaattttaa
- the LOC106380914 gene encoding ribonuclease 1-like: MRGIIIASFFILQSLLVSSSPSPPDFNFFYWVTYWPGAICDSQKGCCPPPKGNTASDFMIHGLWPQFNNGTWPAFCDQTNLFDISKVSDLVNKMEKKWTEWGVWACPSNETKLWEHEWNKHGTCVQSVFDQHSYFLTNLRFRQKLNLLNILKQKGIKPDGGLYGLDEIKNAIKCAIGYAPGIECNEDVKGTKQLFQIYICLDNYAKEFVECPYVPDKSCASKIKFPKFPKKDSLGETLSVISSV; this comes from the exons ATGAGAGGAATCATCATCGCAAGCTTCTTCATATTACAGAGTCTTCTGGTGTCTTCATCTCCATCACCACCGGACTTCAACTTCTTCTACTGGGTCACCTAC TGGCCAGGAGCAATATGCGATAGTCAGAAAGGATGTTGTCCTCCACCGAAAGGCAACACGGCGTCGGATTTCATGATCCATGGACTCTGGCCTCAGTTCAACAATGGCACTTGGCCTGCGTTTTGCGACCAAACCAATCTCTTCGATATCTCCAAG GTATCAGATCTAGTAAACAAAATGGAGAAGAAGTGGACAGAGTGGGGTGTTTGGGCGTGTCCAAGCAACGAGACTAAGCTATGGGAACACGAGTGGAACAAGCACGGAACTTGTGTTCAATCTGTCTTCGACCAACACTCTTACTTCCTCACCAATCTCAGATTCAGACAAAAACTCAATCTACTTAACATCCTTAAACAAAAAG GAATTAAACCGGATGGTGGTTTATACGGTTTAGATGAGATCAAGAACGCTATCAAGTGTGCCATCGGATATGCACCAGGTATCGAATGCAATGAAGATGTAAAGGGGACAAAGCAGCTATTCCAGATCTACATATGCCTTGATAACTACGCAAAAGAGTTTGTGGAATGCCCTTATGTGCCTGATAAATCATGTGCTTCCAAGATCAAGTTTCCAAAGTTCCCAAAGAAAGATTCTCTCGGTGAGACTCTAAGTGTGATATCTTCTGTTTAA
- the LOC106369145 gene encoding 50S ribosomal protein L18-like, with amino-acid sequence MVSRMAALTSLSSVQFRISDILGTRLKPCPLFPVRITNVFVKSLVIEARNNSRVESPKTRNRRSRKKFNGTQTKPRLSVFCSDKQLYAMLVDDFNKKCLFYGSTLQKSIRGDPPCTVLEAAKRVGEELIKASIDLKINEISSYDRNGNARGERMQAFEIAIKQHGFLP; translated from the exons ATGGTATCTCGCATGGCTGCTTTGACTTCTCTTTCTTCAGTTCAGTTCAGAATCTCCGACATTCTCGGAACTCGTCTCAAACCTTGTCCCCTCTTTCCAGTTCGAATAACAA ATGTGTTCGTGAAATCGTTAGTGATTGAAGCGAGAAACAATTCTCGAGTCGAGAGCCCCAAAACCAGGAACCGGAGGAGCAGGAAGAAG TTTAACGGCACACAAACGAAACCGAGACTCTCGGTGTTCTGTTCAGACAAGCAACTCTATGCTATGTTGGTGGACGACTTTAACAAAAAGTGTTTGTTCTACGGTAGTACATTGCAGAAGTCCATTCGTGGCGATCCTCCATGTACCGTCCTT GAAGCAGCGAAACGGGTTGGAGAGGAGCTCATCAAGGCTTCTATAGACCTCAAGATCAACGAGATATCATCCTATGATCGAAACGGGAATGCTCGAGGGGAAAGAATGCAAGCCTTTGAAATTGCTATAAAGCAACACGGTTTCTTACCATAA
- the LOC106380915 gene encoding E3 ubiquitin-protein ligase MPSR1-like translates to MSTDTEANLLALAAVFRRRIEEGGYLPVNFSSAGGEADEDGETTDRRGSVIQRVVVIRSPVGLEDFLNDDGSGKQGRSPASKSSVESMPRVVIGGDKEAGGGGGCSICLEEWSEGDVAAEMPCKHEFHSKCVEEWLGRHATCPLCRYEMPVEEVEGEKKVGVWIGLSVSTGGRRDGEDGGDSNPRDETEA, encoded by the coding sequence ATGTCTACGGATACGGAGGCGAATTTACTTGCGTTAGCGGCTGTGTTCCGCAGGAGGATCGAAGAAGGTGGATACTTACCGGTGAATTTTTCTTCAGCCGGCGGAGAAGCCGACGAGGACGGAGAAACCACCGATCGTCGCGGTTCGGTGATCCAGAGAGTGGTAGTGATCAGATCGCCTGTCGGACTCGAGGATTTTTTGAACGACGACGGTTCCGGGAAACAGGGGAGATCGCCGGCGTCGAAATCGTCGGTGGAGAGTATGCCACGTGTCGTGATCGGAGGAGATAAGGaggctggaggaggaggagggtgTTCGATTTGTCTGGAGGAGTGGTCGGAAGGTGACGTGGCCGCGGAGATGCCGTGCAAGCATGAGTTTCACTCAAAGTGTGTGGAGGAGTGGTTGGGGAGGCACGCCACGTGTCCGCTGTGTAGGTACGAGATGCCTGTTGAGGAAGTGGAAGGAGAGAAGAAAGTTGGGGTTTGGATTGGTCTCTCTGTTAGCACCGGTGGAAGAAGAGACGGAGAAGACGGTGGTGATTCGAACCCTCGAGATGAGACAGAGGCTTAG
- the BNAA09G45730D gene encoding protein HOTHEAD, producing MSPLVFIFIISMLINLSHGAMQMPYMTSDPREVSGKSFDYIVVGGGTAGCSLAATLSEKFSVLVIERGGSPFGDPLVEEKKYFGYSLLKTDEYSSVAQSFTSRDGVENYRGRVLGGSSAINGGFYSRASEEFVKKAGWDKDMVQESYKWVESKVVFMPELTQWQSVVQFGFLEAGFYPYNGYNLEHTQGTKIGGSIYDQCGKRHTSADLLGFGRPNHITVLLNATVKSVIFDGSNTRAVGVRFMKSDGSSSKSYKVHVEKRRGEVILTAGALGSPQILLLSGIGPEDHLNDLNIPVVVNLRDVGRRMSDNPAISLLVDRFSQNRTLEPPQVAAIAEGYKYILESEVLPTNITTTRISIAAKIAFPKSRGRLKLNSTNPRENPSVKFNYLGSKEDLEACLEMVLLLQHVARSETVTFYLGLQNREKLLAGDEELKSFCKDNVRTYYHYHGGCVVGSVVDEDYRVSGVRRLRVVDGSTFEESPGTNPMATVLMLGRYQGIKMLKEREAEKEGDESFLSPQGSPQPQP from the coding sequence ATGTCTCCTCTTGTGTTTATCTTCATCATTTCTATGCTCATTAACTTGTCACATGGAGCAATGCAAATGCCTTACATGACCTCTGATCCTAGAGAAGTCTCCGGCAAGTCATTCGATTACATCGTTGTTGGAGGTGGAACTGCAGGATGCTCCTTAGCCGCAACACTCTCTGAGAAATTCTCTGTTCTTGTCATTGAACGCGGTGGCTCTCCCTTTGGTGATCCATtagtagaagaaaaaaaatactttggATACTCACTGCTGAAAACAGATGAGTACTCATCCGTTGCGCAAAGTTTCACCTCAAGAGATGGAGTTGAGAACTACAGAGGACGCGTTCTCGGTGGATCTTCCGCTATAAACGGCGGATTCTACAGCCGAGCTAGCGAAGAGTTTGTGAAGAAAGCTGGCTGGGACAAGGATATGGTCCAAGAATCTTATAAATGGGTTGAGTCTAAGGTTGTCTTCATGCCGGAGTTGACTCAATGGCAATCCGTTGTGCAGTTTGGGTTTCTTGAAGCGGGGTTTTATCCTTATAATGGGTATAACTTGGAGCACACGCAAGGGACGAAGATTGGTGGAAGCATATATGATCAGTGTGGGAAGAGGCATACATCTGCGGATCTTTTGGGGTTTGGGAGACCAAACCACATCACTGTTCTTCTCAACGCGACGGTGAAGAGTGTGATCTTCGATGGTAGTAATACACGTGCTGTTGGAGTTAGGTTTATGAAGAGTGATGGGAGCTCAAGTAAGAGCTATAAAGTTCACGTTGAGAAGCGTAGAGGCGAGGTTATACTTACAGCTGGAGCTTTAGGTAGTCCTCAGATTCTCCTCTTAAGTGGAATAGGACCTGAGGATCATCTGAATGATCTCAACATCCCTGTAGTTGTCAACCTCAGAGATGTAGGGAGAAGAATGTCGGATAATCCAGCGATCTCTCTTCTTGTTGATAGATTCTCTCAGAACCGCACACTCGAGCCACCTCAAGTGGCAGCTATAGCAGAAGGTTACAAGTACATACTCGAATCCGAGGTTCTTCCAACGAACATCACCACAACAAGGATCTCTATAGCAGCGAAAATCGCGTTCCCCAAGTCCAGAGGAAGACTCAAGCTGAACAGCACTAACCCTAGAGAGAACCCTTCGGTGAAATTCAATTACTTGGGAAGCAAGGAAGACCTTGAGGCGTGCTTAGAGATGGTTCTCCTTCTTCAGCACGTTGCTAGGTCAGAGACCGTGACTTTTTACCTAGGGTTGCAGAATCGGGAGAAGCTTTTGGCTGGTGATGAGGAGCTTAAGAGCTTTTGCAAGGACAATGTGAGGACTTATTATCATTACCACGGAGGTTGCGTTGTTGGATCTGTTGTTGATGAGGATTATAGAGTTAGTGGTGTGAGGAGGTTGAGAGTTGTGGATGGCTCAACGTTTGAAGAGTCGCCAGGGACAAACCCTATGGCTACGGTTTTGATGTTGGGAAGATATCAAGGAATCAAAATGCTCAAAGAACGAGAAGCagagaaagaaggagatgagagtTTTCTTAGTCCCCAAGGAAGTCCACAGCCACAACCCTAG
- the LOC106369138 gene encoding uncharacterized protein LOC106369138 — protein MGSLCCVAAKSDRSNSPSHDFSFGPHEPYWRTNSSFSPPSSRWDLHGLTDGVSFYGSSTSSNANVLRSPDLAQTLHWTPSDFESATRRDQTPKRFFLSKPVHPILHPSDNAREITSDSADACSWSSETPSSIDSTDVPEPLLDAQRVVASSTFKCGLCNRYISQKSPWGSRSIMRNRDMPVTGVLPCQHVFHAECLDQSTPKTHGNDPPCPICTKQEGEHSNKSHNIGLRLKPLCEDGTSTRQWGCAQVGDCVESAVNVPPRNTMLMINKNRIRKNLSLRGNSSKDSPRKIKKSNSFALENQVSLVHSRGKQKAA, from the exons ATGGGTTCGCTCTGTTGTGTGGCTGCGAAGTCAGACAGATCAAACTCTCCAAGTCATGACTTTTCCTTTGGCCCTCATGAGCCTTACTGGAGGACTAACTCAAGTTTCTCTCCACCTTCATCGAGATGGGATCTCCATGGTTTAACCGATGGTGTTAGCTTCTATGGATCTTCCACATCATCAAACGCTAACGTTCTTCGTAGTCCCGACCTTGCACAGACTCTTCATTGGACACCCAGTGACTTTGAATCTGCAACAAGAAGAG ATCAAACTCctaagcgatttttcctgtctaaGCCGGTTCATCCTATACTTCACCCTTCTGATAACGCTAGAGAAATAACGTCTGACTCTGCGGATGCCTGCAGCTGGAGCAGCGAGACACCAAGCAGCATCGATTCCACGGATGTTCCCGAGCCACTTCTTGATGCACAACGAGTGGTGGCCTCAAGTACATTTAAATGCGGATTGTGTAACAGATACATCTCGCAGAAGTCTCCTTGGGGATCACGGTCCATCATGAGGAACAGAGACATGCCTGTCACAGGAGTGCTTCCATGTCAACACGTCTTTCACGCTGAATGTCTTGACCAATCTACTCCAAAGACTCACGGTAATGACCCGCCTTGTCCGATATGCACCAAGCAGGAAGGAGAACACTCCAACAAATCACACAATATTGGCCTGAGGCTTAAACCGCTTTGTGAAGATGGGACGTCTACAAGACAATGGGGATGTGCTCAGGTTGGTGACTGTGTTGAGAGTGCTGTTAACGTGCCGCCGAGAAACACCATGCTGATGATAAACAAGAACAGGATAAGGAAGAATCTCTCGTTGAGAGGAAACTCAAGCAAAGATTCTCcaagaaaaatcaagaaaagtAACTCGTTTGCCTTGGAAAATCAAGTGTCGCTTGTGCATTCGAGAGGGAAACAGAAAGCAGCTTAA
- the LOC106369137 gene encoding RNA-binding KH domain-containing protein RCF3-like isoform X2 — MASTLRNIHDHNVIGSEDTVYRYLCPVKKTGSIIGKGGEIAKQIRSETKSNLRINEALPGCEERVVTIYSTSDELNHFGDDGELVCPALDALFKVHDMLVADSNDNDDDDDGDEDLVGKQTVTVRMLVPSDQIGCVIGKGGQVIQKLRTETNAQIRVIKDNLPPCALTLSHDELLQIIGEPLVVREALYQVASLLHDNPSRFQHSLLSSPSTMYQPGGMLMCAPLTGSHRNYTARRDLADATEFCICFICPAENVGGVIGKGGGFINQIRQETGATIRVNTSETEEDDSIIFISSKEFYEDQSPTVNAAIRLQERCSEKVGKDTNDATISTRLLVSSSHIGCLIGKGGAVISEMRSVTRANIRILQKENVPKIAREDEEMVQITGSPDVAMKALTQVVLRLRANAFDMNHGLVLLPTSFPYIPQVSESSNRSKYAKRDGSRDQDYSKLSSNSKRRNHVS, encoded by the exons ATGGCTAGTACTCTGAGGAACATCCATG ATCACAACGTTATCGGCTCTGAAGACACTGTCTATCGTTACTTGTGCCCTGTGAAAAAGACTGGGAGCATTATCGGCAAAGGCGGTGAGATCGCAAAGCAGATAAGGTCAGAGACAAAGTCAAACTTGAGGATCAACGAAGCTTTGCCCGGTTGTGAGGAGCGTGTTGTTACAATATATTCCACTAGTGATGAGTTGAATCATTTTGGAGACGATGGAGAGCTTGTTTGTCCTGCTTTGGATGCTCTTTTCAAAGTTCATGACATGCTTGTAGCGGACAGTAAtgacaatgatgatgatgatgatggtgatgaggATCTTGTCGGAAAACAAACGGTTACTGTGAGGATGCTTGTGCCGTCAGACCAGATCGGCTGCGTTATCGGGAAAGGCGGGCAAGTCATCCAGAAGCTGCGTACCGAAACCAATGCTCAGATTCGTGTTATTAAAGATAACCTACCTCCCTGTGCTTTGACTTTGAGCCATGATGAGCTTCTTCAG ataattGGAGAGCCTCTGGTTGTTAGAGAGGCTCTCTATCAAGTTGCTTCACTGCTTCATGATAATCCGTCGCGGTTTCAGcactctctcctctcttctccaAGTACAATGTATCAACCTGGTGGGATGTTGATGTGTGCACCATTAACAGGCTCTCACAGAAACTATACCGCACGGAGAGACTTAGCGGATGCAACTGAGTTTTGTATTTGTTTCATCTGTCCAGCTGAAAATGTTGGAGGTGTTATAGGGAAAGGAGGTGGTTTCATTAATCAGATCAGGCAAGAAACTGGTGCAACCATTAGAGTCAATACCTCGGAAACTGAAGAAGATGATAGCATCATTTTCATTTCATCAAAAGAG tTCTATGAGGATCAATCACCAACGGTGAATGCAGCCATACGTTTACAAGAGAGATGCAGTGAGAAAGTTGgtaaagatacaaatgatgcaACAATCTCCACTCGTTTACTTGTGTCGAGCTCCCATATAGGGTGCCTAATTGGAAAAGGTGGTGCTGTTATATCCGAGATGAGGAGTGTAACACGAGCTAATATCCGTATTCTTCAAAAGGAAAATGTACCAAAAATTGCACGTGAAGATGAAGAGATGGTTCAG ATTACTGGAAGTCCTGATGTAGCTATGAAAGCTCTTACGCAAGTGGTCTTGCGATTAAGAGCTAACGCTTTTGACATGAATCATGGACTTGTCTTGCTTCCTACATCTTTCCCATATATTCCTCAAGTATCTGAATCTTCAAACAGGTCCAAATACGCAAAGCGTGATGGTTCCAGAGATCAAGACTATAGTAAACTG AGTTCAAATTCCAAGAGAAGAAACCATGTTTCTTAA
- the LOC106369137 gene encoding RNA-binding KH domain-containing protein RCF3-like isoform X1 has product MASTLRNIHGKRSNFQSEFPGNGGSKRRNLHDDDTDHNVIGSEDTVYRYLCPVKKTGSIIGKGGEIAKQIRSETKSNLRINEALPGCEERVVTIYSTSDELNHFGDDGELVCPALDALFKVHDMLVADSNDNDDDDDGDEDLVGKQTVTVRMLVPSDQIGCVIGKGGQVIQKLRTETNAQIRVIKDNLPPCALTLSHDELLQIIGEPLVVREALYQVASLLHDNPSRFQHSLLSSPSTMYQPGGMLMCAPLTGSHRNYTARRDLADATEFCICFICPAENVGGVIGKGGGFINQIRQETGATIRVNTSETEEDDSIIFISSKEFYEDQSPTVNAAIRLQERCSEKVGKDTNDATISTRLLVSSSHIGCLIGKGGAVISEMRSVTRANIRILQKENVPKIAREDEEMVQITGSPDVAMKALTQVVLRLRANAFDMNHGLVLLPTSFPYIPQVSESSNRSKYAKRDGSRDQDYSKLSSNSKRRNHVS; this is encoded by the exons ATGGCTAGTACTCTGAGGAACATCCATGGTAAGAGATCTAACTTCCAATCTGAGTTCCCTGGAAATGGAGGAAGTAAGAGAAGAAATCTTCATGATGATGATACAGATCACAACGTTATCGGCTCTGAAGACACTGTCTATCGTTACTTGTGCCCTGTGAAAAAGACTGGGAGCATTATCGGCAAAGGCGGTGAGATCGCAAAGCAGATAAGGTCAGAGACAAAGTCAAACTTGAGGATCAACGAAGCTTTGCCCGGTTGTGAGGAGCGTGTTGTTACAATATATTCCACTAGTGATGAGTTGAATCATTTTGGAGACGATGGAGAGCTTGTTTGTCCTGCTTTGGATGCTCTTTTCAAAGTTCATGACATGCTTGTAGCGGACAGTAAtgacaatgatgatgatgatgatggtgatgaggATCTTGTCGGAAAACAAACGGTTACTGTGAGGATGCTTGTGCCGTCAGACCAGATCGGCTGCGTTATCGGGAAAGGCGGGCAAGTCATCCAGAAGCTGCGTACCGAAACCAATGCTCAGATTCGTGTTATTAAAGATAACCTACCTCCCTGTGCTTTGACTTTGAGCCATGATGAGCTTCTTCAG ataattGGAGAGCCTCTGGTTGTTAGAGAGGCTCTCTATCAAGTTGCTTCACTGCTTCATGATAATCCGTCGCGGTTTCAGcactctctcctctcttctccaAGTACAATGTATCAACCTGGTGGGATGTTGATGTGTGCACCATTAACAGGCTCTCACAGAAACTATACCGCACGGAGAGACTTAGCGGATGCAACTGAGTTTTGTATTTGTTTCATCTGTCCAGCTGAAAATGTTGGAGGTGTTATAGGGAAAGGAGGTGGTTTCATTAATCAGATCAGGCAAGAAACTGGTGCAACCATTAGAGTCAATACCTCGGAAACTGAAGAAGATGATAGCATCATTTTCATTTCATCAAAAGAG tTCTATGAGGATCAATCACCAACGGTGAATGCAGCCATACGTTTACAAGAGAGATGCAGTGAGAAAGTTGgtaaagatacaaatgatgcaACAATCTCCACTCGTTTACTTGTGTCGAGCTCCCATATAGGGTGCCTAATTGGAAAAGGTGGTGCTGTTATATCCGAGATGAGGAGTGTAACACGAGCTAATATCCGTATTCTTCAAAAGGAAAATGTACCAAAAATTGCACGTGAAGATGAAGAGATGGTTCAG ATTACTGGAAGTCCTGATGTAGCTATGAAAGCTCTTACGCAAGTGGTCTTGCGATTAAGAGCTAACGCTTTTGACATGAATCATGGACTTGTCTTGCTTCCTACATCTTTCCCATATATTCCTCAAGTATCTGAATCTTCAAACAGGTCCAAATACGCAAAGCGTGATGGTTCCAGAGATCAAGACTATAGTAAACTG AGTTCAAATTCCAAGAGAAGAAACCATGTTTCTTAA